The following is a genomic window from candidate division KSB1 bacterium.
GGAATGCTGTCATCCAGCATGGTTGTCACCACATCGACAAACGGCACCGCGGCCGCCGCTCCATAAAACAGCTCCGGAGCCATGTTGAGCACCGCACCGATCAACAGCCCACCGGCGCTGCCGCCGTAGCAAAACAACTTATCAGAGTTTGTATATTTTTCCTTAACCAAATGTTTCCCACAATCGATAAAATCGGTAAAGGTGTTTTTCTTTTTAAAGAGTTTACCGTCGTCATACCAATGACGACCCATTTCCTGCCCGCCACGAATATGGGCAAGCGCGTAAACAAAACCGCGGTCGAGCAAGCTCAACCTGGCTGCGCTAAACGTGGCGTCCCGACTGCTGCCATAAGAACCGTAGCCGTACAATAACAGCGGGTTACTGCCATCTTTTTTTACTCCCTTGCGATAGACGATTGAAATCGGAACTTTTGCGCCGTCATGTGCCGTTGCATAGAAACGCTCGGTTACATAATTCTCAGAGCTAAAGTCACCAAGCACCTCATCCTGTTTAAGCAGAACCTTCTTTTTACTTATCATGTCATAATCGTAAATCGAATTGGGTGTGGTCATCGATTGGTAGCCGTATCGCAGGGTGGTCGTGTTAAAATCAGGATTGGTACTGACATAAGCGAGATAAGCGGGCTCGCCAAAGTTGAGGTAGTGATCGTCCGAGCCATCCCAGGAGATGACGCGGATTTGCCGCAAACCATCTTTGCGTTCACCCACAACGAGATGATCGTTGAACATCTCAAAGTTTTGCAAGAACACATCATCGCGGTGGGCAATGACTTCCCGCCAATTCTCTTTGGCGGTTTTCGCAACCGGCGTTTTCATCAACCGGAAATTTTTTGCATTCAGGTTGGTGCGGATATAGAAATGGTCGCCATAATGATCGATGTTATATTCATGCTCTCTTTCCCGAGGCATGAAAATCGAAAATTCACCTTCAGGATTATGCGCATCAAGATAGCGGTACTCATTGCTTAAAGTTTGCGAAGAGCCAATCACGATATATTTTTTAGACTTGGTACGCGAGACATAGCAGCTGAAAGTGTCGTCCTTTTCTTCGTAAACAAGTTGGTCGGTAGCGGAATCCGTTCCCAAAGTATGTTTGTAAATTTGAAACGAACGCAATGTAGCAGGATCTTGCTTGGCATAAAAAAGCGTTTTATTATCATTGGCCCAGGCCATGTTGCCTGTCACAGCCGGAATCATGTCCGGTAATATCTCCCCCGTGGTCAGGTTTTTGAATTGCAGAGCATAAATCCGCCGGCCGACTGTATCGGCAGCAAACGCCAACAGGTCCTGATTCCAGCTTACCTTTCGGCCTCTGACTGCAAAATAATCATGACCCTCCGCCATTTTGTTGACGTTGAGCATGATCTCTTCAGTTCCTTCCAGTGAGCCTTTTTTGCGGCAGTAAAGCGGATATTCTTTGCCGGTTTCATAACGCGTGTAGTAGAAATAGTCCTCTAACTTGTAAGGGACGGAAGAATCGTCTTGTTTAATTCTGCCTTTGATTTCTTCAAAGAGTTCGTCCTGAAGGTCCTTTGTATGTGCCATTACGGCATCGGTGTAATCGTTTTCCGCGTTTAAGTAGTCAATGACTTCCGGGTTCTCGCGTTCTTTCAGCCAATAATAATTATCAGTCCGAACGTGGCCATGATTTTCGAGCTTTTTTGGTTTGACTTTGGCCATCGGGGGTTTAACATCAGAGCGTTTTTCTGCCGCCAAAACAGTGCATACAAATAGCAGCGAAAGGATGCTGAATAAAAGAATAGATGCCGGGAGTTTCATAGCTCATTCTCCTTTGATGAAAGTGAATTAAAAAAGTAAGCTTAAAAAAAGAGATATAAATATAGAAAAAATGCTGGTAATATGAAACAATTTTATTACGGAGAGAATATTTCCAAGGTTTCGTAAAACATCTTGGCGTGTTCTTCTAAATAACAGTCAACTATTTTTTGCTTGACTTATTCAGGTTAATTTATCATTTTGTTCACATCCTCAAGCACAAGTACGGTTTTTCCGGTCAGACGAAGGCTAACTTACCCAAAAAGACTCAACCAGAAAGAATTCAATATGTCCGAAACAGCAACCGGCGTTCTGCAACGCCTCAAGCAAGGCAGTGGTTTCTTACGCGATCCTG
Proteins encoded in this region:
- a CDS encoding S9 family peptidase, whose amino-acid sequence is MKLPASILLFSILSLLFVCTVLAAEKRSDVKPPMAKVKPKKLENHGHVRTDNYYWLKERENPEVIDYLNAENDYTDAVMAHTKDLQDELFEEIKGRIKQDDSSVPYKLEDYFYYTRYETGKEYPLYCRKKGSLEGTEEIMLNVNKMAEGHDYFAVRGRKVSWNQDLLAFAADTVGRRIYALQFKNLTTGEILPDMIPAVTGNMAWANDNKTLFYAKQDPATLRSFQIYKHTLGTDSATDQLVYEEKDDTFSCYVSRTKSKKYIVIGSSQTLSNEYRYLDAHNPEGEFSIFMPREREHEYNIDHYGDHFYIRTNLNAKNFRLMKTPVAKTAKENWREVIAHRDDVFLQNFEMFNDHLVVGERKDGLRQIRVISWDGSDDHYLNFGEPAYLAYVSTNPDFNTTTLRYGYQSMTTPNSIYDYDMISKKKVLLKQDEVLGDFSSENYVTERFYATAHDGAKVPISIVYRKGVKKDGSNPLLLYGYGSYGSSRDATFSAARLSLLDRGFVYALAHIRGGQEMGRHWYDDGKLFKKKNTFTDFIDCGKHLVKEKYTNSDKLFCYGGSAGGLLIGAVLNMAPELFYGAAAAVPFVDVVTTMLDDSIP